In one Mycobacterium heckeshornense genomic region, the following are encoded:
- a CDS encoding nicotinate phosphoribosyltransferase, giving the protein MPSRGGATRYRCGVNDSACAGLLTDKYELTMLAAALRDGTAERRTTFELFARRLPDGRRYGVVAGTGRFLDALPSFRFDDDALTLLAEFLDPATLEYLRGYAFRGDIDGYAEGELYFPGSPVLSVTGSFAECIVLETLALSIFNHDSAIASAAARMVSAARERPVIEMGSRRTHEQAAVAAARAAYIGGFAATSNLQAQRQYGVPAEGTAAHAFTLLHTHPDGPDELAAFRAQVDALGTDTTLLVDTYDVTTGVANAVAAAGPALGGVRIDSGELGVLARQVREQLDGLGATQTRIIVSGDLDEFAIAALGAEPVDSYGVGTALVTGSGAPTANMIYKLVEVDGIPVQKRSSHKESQGGHKEALRLSRPTGTITEEVVHPAGQRPDVAGPCRILTVPLVRGGKVVADTDISAARNLVASGLRSLPWEGLMLSHGEPAIPTTQIPARHP; this is encoded by the coding sequence ATACCGAGCCGCGGCGGCGCAACCCGATACCGTTGCGGTGTGAACGACTCGGCGTGCGCTGGGCTGCTGACCGACAAGTACGAGTTGACCATGCTGGCGGCGGCGCTGCGCGACGGTACCGCCGAGCGCCGCACCACCTTCGAGCTGTTCGCCCGCCGGCTCCCGGACGGCCGCCGCTACGGGGTGGTCGCCGGCACCGGCCGGTTCCTCGACGCGTTGCCGAGTTTCAGGTTCGACGACGATGCGCTGACGTTGCTGGCGGAGTTCCTGGACCCGGCGACCTTGGAATACTTGCGCGGCTATGCGTTTCGCGGCGATATCGACGGCTACGCCGAAGGCGAACTGTACTTCCCCGGGTCCCCGGTGCTTTCGGTAACGGGCAGCTTCGCCGAATGCATCGTGCTGGAAACTCTGGCGCTGTCGATTTTCAACCACGACAGTGCCATCGCATCAGCGGCCGCGCGCATGGTCAGCGCGGCCCGTGAGCGGCCGGTGATCGAAATGGGCTCGCGAAGAACCCACGAGCAGGCCGCGGTCGCCGCCGCGCGCGCGGCTTATATCGGCGGCTTCGCCGCAACGTCGAATCTGCAGGCCCAGCGCCAATACGGCGTGCCGGCGGAAGGCACCGCCGCGCACGCATTCACCTTGTTGCACACGCACCCCGACGGACCCGACGAGCTGGCCGCGTTTCGCGCCCAAGTCGACGCGCTGGGCACCGACACCACACTGCTGGTGGACACCTACGACGTCACCACCGGCGTGGCCAATGCGGTGGCTGCCGCCGGCCCCGCGCTCGGCGGGGTCCGGATCGACTCCGGCGAGCTGGGCGTGCTGGCCCGCCAGGTGCGCGAGCAGCTCGACGGCCTGGGAGCGACGCAGACGCGGATCATCGTGTCCGGCGATCTCGACGAGTTCGCCATCGCCGCGTTGGGCGCGGAGCCGGTCGACAGCTACGGTGTCGGCACCGCGCTGGTCACCGGGTCGGGCGCGCCGACAGCGAACATGATCTACAAGCTGGTTGAGGTGGACGGGATACCGGTGCAGAAGCGCAGCAGCCACAAGGAATCTCAGGGCGGCCACAAGGAAGCCCTTCGGCTGTCACGCCCGACGGGCACGATCACCGAGGAAGTCGTGCATCCCGCAGGCCAGCGCCCCGACGTCGCCGGGCCATGCCGGATATTGACGGTCCCACTGGTGCGAGGCGGCAAGGTGGTGGCCGACACGGACATATCCGCCGCGCGAAATCTGGTGGCATCCGGATTGCGCAGCCTGCCGTGGGAGGGTCTGATGTTGTCGCACGGCGAACCGGCGATCCCGACGACGCAGATCCCGGCCCGACACCCCTAA
- the clpS gene encoding ATP-dependent Clp protease adapter ClpS — protein MVASAPTKPETTGQRHVDPGDVTASPWVTIVWDDPVNLMTYVTYVFQKLFGYSEPHATKLMLQVHNEGKAVVSSGSREQMEVDVSKLHAAGLWATMQQDR, from the coding sequence ATGGTTGCGTCTGCGCCGACTAAGCCGGAAACCACCGGGCAACGCCACGTCGATCCGGGTGACGTCACGGCCAGCCCGTGGGTGACGATCGTGTGGGACGATCCGGTCAACCTGATGACCTACGTCACGTATGTCTTCCAGAAACTCTTCGGCTACAGCGAGCCGCACGCCACCAAGCTGATGCTGCAGGTGCACAACGAAGGCAAGGCCGTGGTCTCGTCGGGCAGCCGAGAACAGATGGAAGTCGACGTGTCCAAACTGCATGCGGCCGGGTTGTGGGCCACCATGCAGCAGGACCGGTGA
- a CDS encoding DUF2017 domain-containing protein: MRKWKRVETADGPRFRSALAPHEAALLKSLVGSLIGMLDQRESSLPPDELEQITGMRTGNSRPPEDATLRRLLPDFHRPDDDDPRAADSLNAALRSLHEPEIIDAKRVAAQQLLETVPDDGGRFELTEQAANAWIAAVNDIRLALGTMLGISPDGPERLPDDHPLAPHLDVYQWLTVLQEYLVLALMGRR; encoded by the coding sequence GTGCGCAAGTGGAAGCGGGTCGAGACCGCGGACGGTCCCCGTTTTCGGTCCGCGTTGGCTCCGCATGAGGCCGCCCTGCTGAAAAGCCTCGTCGGTTCGCTGATCGGCATGCTCGATCAACGCGAATCTTCCCTGCCGCCCGATGAACTCGAGCAGATCACCGGGATGAGGACAGGTAATTCCCGGCCGCCCGAAGATGCGACGCTGCGGCGGCTGCTGCCCGACTTCCACCGCCCTGACGACGACGATCCCCGCGCCGCCGACAGCCTTAATGCGGCTTTGCGCAGTTTGCATGAGCCCGAGATCATCGACGCCAAACGTGTTGCAGCCCAACAATTATTGGAAACCGTTCCAGACGACGGCGGTCGGTTCGAGTTGACCGAGCAGGCCGCCAACGCCTGGATCGCGGCCGTCAACGACATCCGGCTGGCGCTGGGCACCATGCTCGGCATCAGCCCGGACGGGCCGGAGCGCCTGCCGGACGACCATCCGCTGGCCCCGCACCTCGACGTCTACCAGTGGCTGACAGTCCTGCAGGAATACCTGGTCTTGGCGTTGATGGGGCGCCGATGA
- a CDS encoding P1 family peptidase: MNSITDVGGILVGHYHRLDPDAAMGTGWARGVTVVVTPPGTIGAVDARGGAPGSRETDLLDPANSVRYVDAVLIAGGSAYGLAAADGVMRWLEERGRGVAMPGGVVPIVPGAVIFDLYVGDWRCRPTADFGYAACEAAAVEVGVGTVGAGVGARAGVLKGGVGTASMTLECGATVGALVVVNSAGNVVDQSTGLPWLAYLADEFGLAPPPAEQLADLAALESPVSSLNTAVAVVATDAALSPAACRQVASTAHDGLARSIRPAHTPVDGDMVFGLATGAVEVAPPADTPAAFSPETALVTAIGAAAADCVACAVLAGVIAAEPVAGIPTYRGMLPGAFDRQRRG; this comes from the coding sequence ATGAACTCGATCACCGACGTCGGAGGTATCCTCGTCGGCCACTACCACCGGTTGGATCCCGACGCGGCCATGGGGACGGGCTGGGCCCGCGGCGTCACCGTCGTGGTAACCCCGCCCGGAACGATCGGCGCCGTCGACGCCCGCGGCGGGGCGCCCGGCAGCCGGGAAACCGACCTGCTCGACCCCGCCAACAGTGTCCGCTATGTCGACGCGGTGCTGATCGCCGGCGGCAGCGCCTACGGCTTGGCGGCCGCCGACGGTGTGATGCGCTGGCTAGAGGAACGCGGCCGCGGCGTGGCCATGCCCGGTGGGGTTGTGCCCATCGTGCCGGGTGCGGTGATCTTCGATCTGTACGTCGGCGACTGGCGCTGCCGGCCGACGGCCGACTTCGGATACGCGGCCTGTGAAGCGGCCGCTGTCGAGGTCGGCGTCGGCACGGTTGGTGCCGGGGTGGGGGCACGTGCCGGCGTGCTCAAGGGGGGTGTCGGCACGGCGTCGATGACACTGGAGTGCGGGGCGACGGTCGGCGCGTTGGTAGTGGTGAACTCTGCGGGCAATGTCGTCGACCAGAGCACCGGGCTGCCCTGGCTGGCGTATCTGGCCGACGAGTTCGGGCTGGCGCCGCCGCCAGCCGAGCAGCTGGCCGACCTGGCAGCACTGGAATCGCCGGTGAGCTCGCTGAACACCGCCGTTGCGGTGGTGGCCACCGACGCCGCGCTGAGCCCAGCCGCTTGCCGGCAGGTCGCGAGCACCGCCCACGACGGTCTGGCCCGCAGCATCCGCCCGGCGCACACCCCGGTGGACGGCGATATGGTGTTCGGGCTGGCGACCGGGGCCGTCGAGGTAGCGCCACCTGCGGACACACCGGCCGCGTTCTCCCCGGAGACGGCGCTGGTGACGGCGATAGGCGCGGCAGCGGCCGACTGCGTGGCGTGTGCCGTGCTGGCCGGGGTTATCGCCGCCGAGCCGGTGGCCGGAATACCGACCTACCGCGGCATGTTGCCCGGAGCGTTCGACCGGCAGCGCCGGGGATGA